From Numenius arquata chromosome 35, bNumArq3.hap1.1, whole genome shotgun sequence, the proteins below share one genomic window:
- the PPP1R13L gene encoding relA-associated inhibitor — protein MASERLRSAQDLLDLTFQSLAMQHMDLKQVELDTAVAKVDELSRQLESLWTDGPGPPKVGPSPSQEPYSPSRTRSPLGRRSLASESPELSGDPLGRPGSPRTPHYLPGEDRAPSPRPKVLAVPYEGLALPSPGGRAPSPRPHRPYEFLGLGGSPRPGEGPVFFPERVPSPRPPAPPPYEMHGLYPSISSPTVTFRAQDDLMIKRRPQKSWNESDLDMAYEKKLPGSGGYDRSGEGQPGLRPSLGLALAPWRESSLDGASGQGKDGAYGGHSATLPRNYKVSPLAGERRSEGPFRRSGPGTLPRGWHFSQQPVSRIPVPPQGGRPPRHKPLPLSMIFKLQNAFWEQGVGGPRGLPLVPSASPRAPQKQTQLPALPQAPSALPGGEGSGRPAPPEPVLPEGEPELERLLQGGETEGLERPLSPTRLQPVLPPEAQRVPEFEEVARVLAEMPRPLKRRGSMEQCPGPALPPTRTRQYQQLITRLLHRSPRRDETPAPGDTGTSPDLPPPTPVTPEARPPHHSPPPQSPSSPVPTLERRSALRDPSSPRRRPGARVRLNPLVLLLDAALTGELDVVQQAVAELNDPSQPNDEGITALHNAICGANYSIVDFLIASGANVNSPDSHGWTPLHCAASCNDTGVCVALVRHGAAIFATTTSDGSLAVEKCDPYREGYADCYNYLTEVEQGMGVLNSGVVYALWDYSAEFGDELSFREGEPVTVLRRQPQEELDWWWGSLYGHEGYVPRNYFGLFPRVRPQKKKV, from the exons ATGGCAAGCGAGCGGCTGCGCAGCGCCCAGGACCTGCTGGATCTCACTTTCCAGT ccctggccatGCAACACATGGACCTGAAGCAGGTGGAGCTGGACACGGCGGTGGCCAAGGTGGACGAGCTCTCCCGGCAGCTCGAGTCCCTCTGGACCGATGGCCCCGGACCCCCCAAGGTAggacc CTCCCCCTCCCAGGAGCCGTACAGCCCCAGCCGGACCCGCTCACCCCTCGGCCGGAGGAGCCTGGCATCGGAGAGCCCTGAGCTGTCGGGGGACCCACTGGGGCGCCCTGGCTCCCCCCGGACCCCCCATTACCTCCCGGGCGAGGATCGGGCCCCCTCACCCCGACCCAAGGTGCTAGCAGTGCCCTACGAGGGGCTGGCACTGCCCAGCCCGGGGGGCCGAGCcccctccccacgtccccatcgCCCCTATGAGTTCCTGGGGCTCGGGGGGTCCCCCCGGCCGGGTGAGGGGCCCGTGTTCTTCCCTGAGCGGGTGCCctcgccccggccccccgcgcccccgcccTACGAAATGCACGGGCTGTACCCCTCCATCAGTAGCCCCACCGTCACCTTCCGGGCACAGG ATGACCTCATGATCAAGCGGCGGCCACAGAAGAGCTGGAATGAGTCCGACCTGGACATGGCCTATGAGAAGAAACTCCCTGGCTCAGGGGGCTATGACC GCAGCGGCGAGGggcagccggggctgcggccgtcCCTGGGGCTGGCGCTGGCACCCTGGAGGGAGTCGAGCCTGGACGGGGCCAGCGGGCAGGGCAAG GATGGTGCCTATGGGGGGCACAGTGCCACGCTGCCCCGTAACTACAAGGTGTCCCCGCTGGCGGGCGAGCGGCGGTCAGAGGGACCCTTCCGACGCTCGGGACCCGGCACCCTGCCCCGCGGCTGGCACTTCTCCCAGCAGCCCGTCTCCCGcatccctgttcccccccagggCGGGCGGCCCCCCCGCCACAagcccctgcccctctccatGATCTTCAAGCTGCAAAATGCTTTTTGGGAGCAGGGGGTTGGTGGTCCCCGGGGGCTTCCCCTGGTCCCTTCCGCCAGCCCCCGCGCACCCCAAAAGCAGACCCAGCTCCCGGCACTGCCCCAGGCCCCctcggcgctgcccgggggtgaag GATCTGGGCGACCCGCACCCCCCGAGCCCGTCCTGCCGGAGGGAGAGCCGGAGCTGGAGCGGCTGCTGCAGGGTGGGGAGACGGAGGGGCTGGAGCGGCCGCTCAGCCCCACACGGCTCCAGCCCGTGCTGCCCCCCGAGGCGCAGCGGGTCCCCGAGTTTGAGGAGGTGGCGCGGGTGCTGGCTGAGATGCCGCGACCCCTCAAGCGCCGTGGCTCCATGGAGCAGTGCCCGGGGCCGGCCCTGCCACCCACTCGCACTCGCCAGTACCAGCAGCTCATCACCCGCCTCCTACACCGGTCGCCCCGCCGCGATGAGACCCCGGCCCCCGGTGACACCGGCACCTCACCTGACCTGCCACCCCCGACTCCGGTGACCCCCGAGGCCCGGCCACCCCACCACAGCCCTCCGCCGCAGTCCCCCAGCAGCCCCGTGCCCACCCTG GAGCGGCGCTCGGCCCTGCGCGACCCCTCCTCGCCCCGCAGGCGCCCCGGGGCCCGCGTGCGCCTCAAccccctggtgctgctgctggatgcgGCCCTGACTGGGGAGCTGGACGTGGTGCAGCAGGCGGTGGCTGAG CTGAACGACCCCAGCCAGCCCAACGACGAGGGTATCACGGCGCTGCACAATGCCATCTGCGGCGCCAACTACAGCATTGTCGACTTCCTCATCGCCAGCGGGGCCAACGTCAACTCCCCCGACAGCCAcggctg GACGCCGCTGCACTGTGCGGCCTCGTGCAATGACACAGGGGTGTGTGTGGCCTTGGTCCGCCATGGGGCCGCCATCTTCGCCACCACCACCAGCGACGGCAGCCTGGCCGTGGAGAAGTGCGACCCGTACCGGGAGGGCTATGCCGACTGCTACAACTACCTTACTG aggTGGAGCAGGGCATGGGGGTGCTGAACAGTGGGGTGGTGTACGCGCTGTGGGACTACAGTGCCGAGTTCGGGGATGAGCTGTCCTTCCGCGAGGGCGAGCCTGTCACCGTCCTGCGCCgccagccccaggaggagctCGACTGGTGGTGGGGGTCCCTCTACGGCCATGAGGGCTACGTCCCCCGGAACTACTTTGGG CTCTTTCCCAGGGTGCGGCCGCAGAAGAAGAAGGTCTGA